Within Ovis aries strain OAR_USU_Benz2616 breed Rambouillet chromosome 11, ARS-UI_Ramb_v3.0, whole genome shotgun sequence, the genomic segment ATTCGAGAAGAAAAACACATTCCAGGGGCCTGGAGAAAGGGCTTAGGGAGGAGTCACAGAGCACCACTTCTCCACTccagcagcagcatgcagagtTGGGAGAGGACTTAAGCCTTCTCAAAGGGCACTTCTGGGCCCCATTCTTTACCTAGAATGCGGCCTGGGTGTATTCATAGAAATACCTTGATAGCACCTTAGCAGATCAATATGTCCTTTCATAGCCATACCCAtaaactctgtgaccttgggcaagtgacttaacctctctgagcctcatcagAAAAATATACTTACCAGCACCTACCCCATAGGCTTATTGCCTTGGGAAGAGGAAAACCTACTCCCAGTTGGGGCTGTGCCTACTCCagatacaagaatactggagtgggttgccatttcctgctccaggggatctccccaacccagggaccaaacatgcatctcctgcaagtctcctgcactgcaggcagattctttaccgctgagccgcctgggaagccccatcccaTCAGTTACTGCCCCGTAAATGTCCACTCAGTGCCAGCCTCTGGTCACTGTGCCAGATGTTTCCTTTCAAGTACCCTGTTTAATCCTTACGACAACCCTCTAAAGAGTTCCCactatctccattttgcagaagaagaaactgaggtcccATAGAGACCAAGGAGAAGAACTTGGGCCCAGAGACCCACAGCAGGATGGTCGACTCATTGAGTGATCTTGGGCACATCCCTTCCCTTCTATGGGCTCAGCCCCATCATTGGCCAAATGATAGGGTTGGACATAGTATTCATGGCCCTTCTAGGCCTAAGATTCTACGATTATGGATATCTCTGCATCAGCCACCCCAGGGCACACCCAGGAAAGAGCTCACAGCTGATTTGACCCTCTGGGCCCAGATGCTGGCTCCCCAGACCCCTGGTAACCCCAAGAAGAATGGTCCACCTGCTCTTGGCCTGGTTTACCTTCCATTCCCTAGCTGTGCTCTCTGTCTGGGTGCCTCCTCAGGGTAGAGCTCTAGGCGCATCCCTGGGGTTTCCATGTGGGGCTCACAACCTGTGGGAAGCCAGGATccagcccccaccaccaccagcagctgCAGACTCCCTCTGCCAGAGTGGGAAAGGGTGCAGGGCTCCGGCAGACTAGCAACTGGGTAGACTCCTCAGGGGCTTTCCAGGAGGTacaagcagtaaagaacccgcctgccaatgcaggagacctaagaggcactggttcaatccctgggttgggaagatcccgagGAGGGAtggcaggaggagggcatggcaacccactccagtattcttgcctggagaatcccatggagggaggagcttggtgggctgcggtccacaaggttgcaaagagtcagacacgactgaagcaacttagcacacagcacagattCCTCAGAACAGAGAGCAGAGGCTCTGAGTTGGGGGTGCTGAGAGCAGAGGGGACACACTAGCCCCCTCCAGAGATCCTGCTAGATCTACCATGGGCTTTGCAGAATAGGAAGTGGTAGGGCCTTGAGGGCCCCAGCTGGACCAACCTGTCTGGCCACTTCCTGTGCTCCCTCCCCATGGCTCTGCAATGGGAATTCCAGAGCAGCGGTCCTTTGCGGATCTGCTCTGAGGGGCTGGTGGTcctgaaccaggaagcaggtccCGAGCCAGGCTTGGTGAGTGGGGTCAGCCCGTGCATCCTTGTGCCATTCCAGGGTCCTACCCCAGTTTCAGTGTGGCTGACGACAAGTCTCCCCCACTTCCCTGGACAGCCCAGCCTCAGCCTCTCACTTGCAGGGAAGTGGGGGATAGGGAGCACAGTCAGTTCCAGCTCCAGCTCCACCACTAAGCTGCCGAGTTTCCTCGGGAAATTCTTGTCCTCCTCTGTTCTCAAGTATTTGTTCTCCAGGAATAAGCTTTGCTAGAGGCAAAGTGGAATTGCTTTTGCGTAAGGTTCAAGATGGATGgtaggaaggaagaaagacaaggtccacactggtcatctgtttctttccttccagcAGGGGTCAGAAGTCAAGATCAAGCCCCCAGCTTTGGAGAGTGGACCGGGGATGTACTGTTACCAGCCCCCCTTGCAGCACATGTACTGTCCTACCCAGCCCCCGTTCCATCAGGTGGGTCTGGGGCAGGTGGGAAATTCCCCCAGGGTCTCAGGATATTGTATTCATGTGtgatgtgtgggtgtgtatgtgagtgtatgCATGCACACCTGGATGGGCAGGTAGGGGCAGCAGGGCCCTGAAGCTCAGGCTGGGCCACCCAGGGTGGGGAACACGGGTTCACAGGAAGGGAAGCAATCGCCCTTCTCTCGGAGTGGGCGGGGCTTGTCTGAGACCCAGGCAGTGCCTGAGAGGTCTCGGCAAAGAGGGTGGGGCTGAGATCGGGGCAGGGCCCGATGGAACCAAAAACGAGAGAAAGAGGACAAGACAAGGActgagcaaagagaaaaggagttTAAGTGGGGTGACACATGAGGCTGAACACTGCAGGAAACAATGGGCTCCTGCCTGGGTCAGCCACCATCTTGATATGTGACCTTGGCCTCAAACTTCCCTTTAGCCTAGTCAGGGTGGGACCAGGAGTGAGACTAGGGGACCTTCCTCATAGAGGCTCCAAGTCCCCATCATCTTTGGCCCTATTCGCCCTCCCcacgatctcctggagcagggaatggcaacccacttccagtatccttgcctggagaatcccatggacaaaggagcctggtgggctacagttcatggggtcgcaaagagtcggacacaactgagagattaacactctttctgctccccaccccactgctCAGCCTCAGCTCCTCCCCAATTCACAGGATGCCAAGTAATCGCCCCACACTGTCAGGGGATggaggtttttaaaaagagaaagaaaagtgccCCAGAGCAGCCAGGCAGCTCCCAGGAGTCACCGGGCAAGACAGAGCAAGTGGCTGCCCAGCGCCCAGCTCCATCCACCTGCAGCCTGGCCCTGAGACAGGCCCTGCCTGTGGAGCAGGTTCTACTCCCAGCTCTTTGGCATTGGCCCTGATGTTGGCCAAGCCAGGGAGACAGGCATGTGGGCGGGAGGGTGGTCAGACTGCTTGCTTtgtggggagaaagagagaaggagggaagcagagggaaCACAGGATCACCCCCGCTTTGTGAGGGGCCTGGCTGGAGTGGCCGGGTCATGCTGGGGCTCACGGTCTGGCCCAGGGTAGGGGCGTCCCTGAGGCAGCCTGGCCCAACAGGAACCGAGCCACAGCAGGGCTCAGGGGCTACCGGACCGCAGACGGCCTCGCCGGGTCCAGCTCTGTCCTGATACCCTCTGTTTTCTGCACCCCCTCCCCGAACAAGATGGCCGCACCCAGGGCTTTATGGAGCCTGCAGAGAGGGTGACTCAGTCACCAAGTGTCTCTCGGGTGACCTGGAAAGAGCACTTCAGCCTGGAGCAGATGGGGGAGTCAGAGGCTCCTACCCCCCTCTCAGCCCCATAAAACACTGTCCCTGGCAGCCACTCCCTCTGCTGTGAAAACCACCTCCTACCCTCACCGGCCCACCACCATGACCGGGCCTTTCAAAGAGCCACTGAAACTCGTAAAAGGGGCCAGTGCCCAGCAAACGCCCAGGCTGGACACCCCACTTCCGGCCCAAGCACTCCAGGAAATGCCAGGGAGCACCTGCCCAAAAGGGTACAGGGGCCCGAGCTACCCCTCACACTCTCTAGTTCAGCTCCTGTCCTATCACCATGGCAACCAGGGTACCTAGAGGCCTGAGAGGAGGATGCTGAAGGAGGCTTTGAGACGTCTGAGATCCTGAATTCTGGAATGTGGATCTCCTCAGAGGCCCTCCCAGGACAGCCACATCCTTGGCCAGCCTCAGATAGCTCTGCCTTCGGGGCCCATGACCATGGATGGTGAACGCTTGAGAGAAGAATCTAGTTTCAGTTCCTTCTCTGGATGTATGAGTGGGGGGAGGGGACTTCCTTCCTTGGGAAGACTGGTTACCATGGCAACCACTCTGCCCCTTTGACCTCTACAGTACTCACCAGGTGGCAGCAGCTACCCTGTACCCTACCTGGGCTCCTCACACTATCCCTACCAGCGGATTGCACCCCAGGCCAGCACCGATGGGCACCAGCCCCTCTTCCCAAAACCCATTTACTCCTACAGGTATGTTTCTCAGCACTTCTTGGGTAGAAGGAAGAGAGGTGAGAAGTccctggggaaactgagacatgGAATCCTTGAGGAATTAGGGTAATGGTAGGGCGGTGGAAGTCATACCTGGTAGACTTCCAAAGGATGCTAGAGAGAAGAATCCAGCATGGGGGCACGGGGCTTGACTAGCTCCCCTCTGACCTCTCGTCCAACCCTGGGGAGCCATGCCTGTGGCTCAGCTCAGCAGATGCTGGTGCCCTGGGGTAAGCCTGCTAGGTTTTAGCCTCCTCGGGCCCTGGGACTGACAGTTTAGAGGGGGGCgcttctccctttcccctccttctgCAGACTCAGAGAGAAGCCTCACCCTAAAGCGCCACCAGAAGTAAGCGAGGGATGAGGTCTGCAGAGGTGGTTCAGTTACTCAGCATCTACCAGACCTAGTGCAGCTGCTCTGGGGCTGGGGTTGTAGGTGCCAGGCCAGCAGCACCCTGCCCATCTGGGATCCCTTCCATCTGAACTTTCATTCATCCAACCAACACTGATACTccacctcctgtgtgccaggcctcACGTGGGGTCAAGTCATCAGCCAGGGTGAGCTCAGGAAATGGAAAAGGTACTTACACATCATCCAGGAGCACAGAGAAGGGGGTTGTGGAAGGCAGGATGGTGCACAGAAAAGAGCACACGCAATCTTTGCAGTCCAGTAGAACCGGGTTCAAGCCAGGCTCCGAATTTACTAGCTGTGAAACCTCAGGCAAGTGACTTAATCTTTCTAAGCCTCTGCTTATTCacctcaaaacaacaacaacaacaacaaaacactgcAGTATCCAGGCCTTTGGATGGATTAAGTGAGAGAATATGCTTGGCACATTGTAGGGGCTCATATTTGAGTTCCTACATACCTGAGTTCCCTCCCTTACTATCCAATATTCAAGCAATTGGCTGAGGGCTGACTGGTAATGACAGGGTCCATTTAATGAGAACCTTCTATATGCTAGGCAGCATCCTTAATCTTCACGACTCTGAGGTAGCtattactttcttcttttcaaagctgagggaactgaggctcagagaggttaaggcactcacccaaggtcacacagctagtgagtgacTAAAGCCAAGAGTGTAACCCAGCTCTCTTAGTTGCCGCAAGACCCTCGAATATCAGCAGTTCCTAACTTCAGTGGATACtttctcatcccttctcctctcgGCCGCCTCTCACCCATGAATTCTGCAGCAGGCTCTTCTTTCAGCCAGGGTAGGAGGGTGGGGGAAGACTCCAGGCCCGATCAGAGGTtccaactctcagagctttctCTGCCTTCAGCATCCTCATCTTCATGGCCCTTAAGAACAGTAAAACTGGGAGCCTTCCTGTCAGCGAGATCTACAATTTTATGACGGAGCACTTTCCTTACTTCAAGGTGAGCCCCAAATCCactccaccccaccacccccaagtCCTGGGGCAAGCCAGACCTCTCTGGAACCAGAAGATACCATTGGGAGGTGGGAGATGAGTTTGAATGAAAGCCAGGAGAGGGTATGCCCTCCCACCACACACTTCCCTTTGTCTGCCCTTCAGAAGGCAGTTCTGTGTGGGCAACAGAGAGCTCAAGCCATTCGccagaggtcacacagcaggcTGGAGTCAGACCTCATGCTGGTGGACGgtggacatggcaacctactagGCTTCAAGACGCATCCACCTACCCCAAACGGGGAGACAGAGCTTGGGAAGAAATGAGAGGCTGTTCCCACCGCTGCCCCCAAGATGCTGAGGGACTGAGGAATTTGGGTGGGAGCTGGCCAGCCAAGGTGACCCAGGATGCTGGGGCTGCAGAACTCATTGCCTTCCTGGGAGAGATTAGGATCTGCCTCCGTGGGCGGCAGGCTCAGCTGCAGTTCTGCCAGAAAGCGGGGTGTGGGCTTCACAGTCTTAGAGTGTCCTAGGGAGCTGGCTGTTTCACCTGACCTTCCCACGGACAGGATCTAGTCTCTTTCAACCACAGAAGGGGCTTCTGGGGCTCTACCAGACTCTTTCCCTAGAGGCAAGACAAGCACCCATCTCTCTCCATTTGCTCAGGGCCAAACAGCAGGTGGGATCACTTGCTGCTGGCTCAGGCTTTCTGGCTTCCCATCTCCCTTGTCCACAGGCTGCCCAGGCCCTCCAACAAAAACCCCTCCATCTGGGGTGGGTGCAGGGGAAGTCAGAACTTGTGTATAAGGAGTGCCTTCTCCAAGGCCTGCAACCTGATGGGTCTCACCTGTTGCCCGGACAAAGGGCGGGAGCTGAGACCCAGGTAATCCAGAactcagctccacccaccagtgggTGATTTCTGACCCCACCATCTTCCCAATTTTGCTGTCTGGAGATAATTTGAGGTTGATATTCAAAcaaggggctttcctgatggttcagcggtatagaatccacctgccagtgcaggagatgcaggttcgattcctggctcgagaagatcccttggaggagagtatggcaacccacttcagtattcttgcctgagaaatcccatggacagaggagcctgagcaggctacagtcctggggtcgcaaagagtgggacacaacttagcaactgaacaagaattCCAGCAAGTTTGTACTTGCTGAGCTGCCACCGAATGACAAAATAGGCAGGATGGCCAGAGTTCTGGCCAAGAACAAAAAAGCATGGTCATCCATCAGAGCtgctggatgggagaggagcaAGGAGAGAGTTGGCACTGGGATTCAAGCAGCATCAAAGCCGGTATCCAGGGCTTGCCCTCTAAATCCCAGCATGTCAGGGGACCAAAGTCTCATTGACCTGTAAAGCTTTTAGAGTGTCCCTTAAGGCTTCAAGGAGTCAGGCCAGagagagggaagtgggggagggcccagagggaagtgggggagggccCTGCCCCATTCCTCCCAGCTTTTCCTCCCTGCCAACTCCCAGcccggcccccagcccctccctacATCTCATCTTCCTGGCTTAATTATTTTTCCTGGGAGCCGTGTAATCCCTGTTTTATGGGGCTGAGGAGTGAAGAGGtctaactgcttttttttttggttccagtTGTTGTTCTTAGCCAGTTGCatcactccctccctcccaagtTTACATTTGACTTCAGAGAGAAACCATCTGTGAGGATGGGACGGGCCCCAGGTGGTAAAGACAATCCAGTGGGGTGACCTGGGCAGGGCCCTTAGTTAGGGAACAGAGCTGGAGTCTGGCTGTGACCCTGCCTCCTTATGTGATCTCAGCCTGGACCCTTtcttctctggacctcagcttCCCAGTCTGCAAAATGGTCAGATTGGACCAGTTGGCACATAGgttccttccagctctgacaAATCCCCTCCGACCCACTTAAGGAAAGAGTTCAAAGATCCTCTCCCCACCTCTAGCTCTCATTCCCCAGTTGAAGGTCATTTTTCTGGGCTAGGACAGAGTGGACCTTGGGGTGGGCAGCACTCATGCCCAAGGCAGCTGAGATGGGCGTCCTGAAGCCCTGTGAGTCAGGGATGTGGGACAGGGCAAGTTCCAGCCACTGGACATAATTGCTAGTGCTGACCATCCCTCTTCCAAACAGgaagtggctggggtgggggctgctctggCATCCCAAAGTCACAGATTTATGGGGCTGTAAAAGGGCCCGGTGCCCATTAACTCTGCCCACTAGGCCACACAGTCTTGACTCCTCGTAAGGACTGCTGTGGGTGTTGAAGGTGAACCCCTAGCTGGCTGGTCTGGTAgcttaagagtcttctctcatGACCCTGGGAGCCTTGGGGGTCATCTCAACCAGCGCCCTGACCCAGGCCAGTGGCCCCTACGAAAGGCTTCAGCCTCTCCTGCCAACCACTTGCAGCGATGTTGGCATTGGGGCCTGGTTCTGCTGGACGTGATTCAGCCTGGCTGCTCCCTGGGGCAAGtgagctggggaggagggagtggctgcCCCTCATTAGGCAGAAACGGTGAGCTGGAAGGGAGAGGGGCCAGGAGGTGAGGGCACAGAAGGACCTCACCAGGCAGAGCGGATGCTCTGCCCACAGTCACCCCTGCTGGGCCCAGGACTGTCATAGAGCCTGGAACACAGCTCTGggcgggtgggtggggggagggtgcccAGTGGCACCCCCACCACCGCCTCTCACCCGACTGAGTCAGCCTAATGGTTTTTACAACCCTCCCTGGGCACAATTACTGCACTGGTGGCATGACCAGGCCTCCTAATGGGTGTTTATTCTGTTGGCACGAGCATCCCCCGCCTGAGGGCTGGCCTCCCCACCAGGGCACGCCCCCCAGGCACACGCATGtgaacacccacacacacatacaatcatggatacccacacacacccctagagagactttctcacacacacacatccttagcaacacacacacatccttagCAACACACACGTGTCCTCACGCTCAGAGGAGTTCATGGACCCACACCCCAGAGCCAGGCTCACAGCAGGGAGACACAGCCCCAGAGAGCTCAGCGTGGCAAGGCCCTCTCCACACAGGGGTCCAAGCACAGGCCCAGAGACTCAGCAGGGAGTGGTCCAACCCCAGGTCAGGGAGGCTCAGCACCTCCTCCTCAGCACCCACCAGCCCCTCCTGTACGAATCACCTCCACAGTCCTCTGAAGGGCATGGGATAGGATGGAGATAGATTTTAGGTGCTAATAACTGTGACTGAGGTTCTTGTCCATCCCTGCCCCACTACTGATGGGACTGAGTGTGGGCTGGTCGCTGAGGAGCTCAACAAGCCCCAGAGTGGGTGGCAGTTGTGTGCCCAGACGGCCAAGGCTTTTTCTGAGCCCGGCCTGAATTTGTGTCTTGCTCTGCTCCGGCAGACGGCGCCTGATGGCTGGAAGAATTCTGTCCGCCACAACCTGTCTCTTAACAAGTGCTTCGAGAAGGTAGAGAACAAATCGGGAAGTTCCTCTCGCAAGGGCTGCCTGTGGGCCCTGAACCCAGCCAAGATCGACAAGATGCAGGAGGAGCTGCaaaagtggaagaggaaagaCCCCATCGCCGTGCGCAAGAGCATGGCCAAGCCAGGTGAGGCTGCCTGCCGCACGGTGGACCCGGGATGCCAGAGCCAAAAAACTAAGAGTGGGGCTGGTGAGAAAGGCTGGGCGATGGGAAGCTGATGAATAAGGAAAGTGCCTGAATGTGCTTCCAAGGCTGGGAGCGACTGGGGGGGAAAGGAGGTCTCACAGTGTCCTCTCTTGGGCCTTTTCAGAGGAGCTGGACAGCCTCATTGGAGACAAGAGGGAGAAGCTGGGCTCCCCACTGCTCGGCTGCCCACCCCCTGGGCTGGCAGGCTCTGGCCCCATCCAGCCCCTGGCACCTCCATCTGGGCTCTCCCAGCCACTGCACTCAATCCACCCAGCTCCGGGCCCCATTCCTGGCAAGAATCCCCTGCAGGACCTACTTGGGGGGCATGCGCCCTCCTGCTATGGGCAGACATACTCGCACCTCTCGCCGGGCCTGGCCCCTCCAGGACCTCCGCAGCCGTTGTTCCCACAGCCAGATGGGCATCTAGAGCTGCGGGCCCAGCCGGGCACCCCCCAGGACTCGCCTCTGCCTGCCCACACCCCACCTAGCCACAGTGCCAAGCTGCTGGCTGAACCTTCCCCAGCCAGGACCATGCACGACACCCTGCTGCCAGACGGAGACCTTGGCACTGACCTGGATGCCATCAACCCTTCTCTCACCGACTTTGACTTCCAGggtgagctgggggtgggagtgggcaggGGGGACAGGCCTGCAGAGGGGCAGCTGGTGGCGTGGCCCGGCCCATCTGTCTCCAGGTTGCAGTCTGCTAACTGCCCAGTTTCTGGAGCAGAGAAAGCCCAGAGCTGGGGaatgggtggtggtggttggtgaaGGGTCAAAGAGGAATATTCTTGCCCCTTGAATGGGTTCCAAACGACCTATCACCAAACCACTCTCAGCTCTGGGCTGAAAGTGCCTGGGAGAGCCCGGGTCTTGGGAAGCTACTGTTAGAGACATCCCCCTTCAGAAGTGGGGAGCTGGGCTCAACAGCCTCAGAAGAAGATATAGACCAGGGGTGTGTGCCCCCCAAGTAGCTTCAGAAGATACAGGCTGGAAAGGGGCTGATGGTCTATTCCATAGTTGACTGTGAGCAACTGAGATTCTGAACATTTCCAGAAGCGACTGTATTTTTGGAGTTCATCACCTAATGCAGAAGGAGAGAGATCTTCCTCAAGAAGGGGAGGCCCAGGAAGAGATTCTGTCTCTTCCATTCCATCTTGCCTGCTTCATCTCTGCCTGTGGCCAATCCCACCCGTTCCCATCTAATCTCCAGTGCACCCCCAGGCCCTGGTACTGGCCACAGGAGCTTTGAAGGAGGGTGCTGACCCAGGCCTCAGGCCGTCTGTGTGCACTGGGGTAGGGGACATCCACAAGCAGGTGGAGGCAGCTGACCCTCAGAGATCTCCCA encodes:
- the FOXN1 gene encoding forkhead box protein N1 isoform X2; amino-acid sequence: MVSLLPPQSDVTLPGPARLEGEPQGDFMQAPGLPGSPAPQNKHAGFSCSSFVPDGPPEQESSLPPHSPSVASPGPEQVHCPAGPGPGPFRLSPSEKYSGFGFEEGPASGPGRFLKGSHVPFHPYKRHFHEDVFPEAQTALALDGHSFKTPGALEAFEEIPADVGEAEAFLPGFPADVWCNGLPYPSQEHSPQVLGSEVKIKPPALESGPGMYCYQPPLQHMYCPTQPPFHQYSPGGSSYPVPYLGSSHYPYQRIAPQASTDGHQPLFPKPIYSYSILIFMALKNSKTGSLPVSEIYNFMTEHFPYFKTAPDGWKNSVRHNLSLNKCFEKVENKSGSSSRKGCLWALNPAKIDKMQEELQKWKRKDPIAVRKSMAKPEELDSLIGDKREKLGSPLLGCPPPGLAGSGPIQPLAPPSGLSQPLHSIHPAPGPIPGKNPLQDLLGGHAPSCYGQTYSHLSPGLAPPGPPQPLFPQPDGHLELRAQPGTPQDSPLPAHTPPSHSAKLLAEPSPARTMHDTLLPDGDLGTDLDAINPSLTDFDFQGNLWEQLKDDSLALDPLVLVTSSPTSSSVPPAPPPCYPPGPCLAETGSGTGNLAPPGTGGSGALGDLHLTTLYSAFMELEPAPAAAPAGPSVYLSPSSKPMALA
- the FOXN1 gene encoding forkhead box protein N1 isoform X1, which translates into the protein MVSLLPPQSDVTLPGPARLEGEPQGDFMQAPGLPGSPAPQNKHAGFSCSSFVPDGPPEQESSLPPHSPSVASPGPEQVHCPAGPGPGPFRLSPSEKYSGFGFEEGPASGPGRFLKGSHVPFHPYKRHFHEDVFPEAQTALALDGHSFKTPGALEAFEEIPADVGEAEAFLPGFPADVWCNGLPYPSQEHSPQVLQGSEVKIKPPALESGPGMYCYQPPLQHMYCPTQPPFHQYSPGGSSYPVPYLGSSHYPYQRIAPQASTDGHQPLFPKPIYSYSILIFMALKNSKTGSLPVSEIYNFMTEHFPYFKTAPDGWKNSVRHNLSLNKCFEKVENKSGSSSRKGCLWALNPAKIDKMQEELQKWKRKDPIAVRKSMAKPEELDSLIGDKREKLGSPLLGCPPPGLAGSGPIQPLAPPSGLSQPLHSIHPAPGPIPGKNPLQDLLGGHAPSCYGQTYSHLSPGLAPPGPPQPLFPQPDGHLELRAQPGTPQDSPLPAHTPPSHSAKLLAEPSPARTMHDTLLPDGDLGTDLDAINPSLTDFDFQGNLWEQLKDDSLALDPLVLVTSSPTSSSVPPAPPPCYPPGPCLAETGSGTGNLAPPGTGGSGALGDLHLTTLYSAFMELEPAPAAAPAGPSVYLSPSSKPMALA